The Periplaneta americana isolate PAMFEO1 chromosome 2, P.americana_PAMFEO1_priV1, whole genome shotgun sequence genome has a window encoding:
- the LOC138695318 gene encoding uncharacterized protein: MSRKSSEDSLETEEVQSVTTESKNQPADSENKATTTDSENRPATTEPSIAQPESHPPKAESQLLATEPECQPLLTESGSQSLLTESESQLVQTELESQPVGTEIESQPLVTELESQVLTRESGSQFSGLDSYGQLVRISSFPPPHGPLDIKTQAKEMLMKLRAQISGFVDRDEQVFTFLNLCGVLLQQITNAVFALFEIFLALLPTTLVIIYVMRFFIDACIEILEETSIANIIMKIVILFMEMFFIITVLSFMMTVVFAPLMTLVGIILPQLLRLYYW; encoded by the exons ATGTCTAGAAAAAGTAGTGAGGACTCATTGGAAACTGAAGAAGTTCAGTCTGTAACAACAGAGTCAAAAAATCAACCTGCAGATTCTGAAAATAAGGCTACAACGACAGACTCAGAAAATCGGCCAGCAACAACAGAACCTTCAATAGCACAACCAGAAAGTCATCCCCCAAAAGCAGAAAGTCAGCTTCTCGCAACAGAACCTGAATGCCAACCTCTATTAACAGAATCTGGAAGTCAAAGTCTGTTAACAGAATCTGAAAGTCAACTTGTACAAACAGAACTAGAAAGTCAACCTGTAGGAACAGAAATAGAAAGTCAACCTCTAGTAACAGAACTAGAAAGTCAAGTTCTAACAAGAGAATCAGGAAGTCAATTTTCGGGGTTAGATTCATATGGTCAACTTGTAAGAATATCTTCATTCCCTCCTCCACACGGTCCACTAGACATCAAGACTCAAGCAAAggaaatgttaatgaaattacGAGCACAGATTTCAGGATTTGTAGACAGGGATGAACAAGTATTCACCTTCTTGAACCTGTGCGGTGTACTTCTTCAGCAAATTACGAATGCTGTATTTGCCTTGTTTGAGATATTCTTAGCCCTTCTACCAACAACTCTGGTTATAATTTATGTCATGAG ATTCTTCATTGATGCTTGCATCGAAATACTTGAGGAAACGAGCATTGCAAATATAATTATGAagattgttatattatttatggaaatgttcttcATTATTACTGTCCTTTCTTTCATGATGACTGTAGTGTTTGCTCCACTGATGACACTAGTTGGAATTATACTTCCACAGTTATTACGTTTATATTATTGGTGA